A window of the Henckelia pumila isolate YLH828 chromosome 3, ASM3356847v2, whole genome shotgun sequence genome harbors these coding sequences:
- the LOC140893449 gene encoding probable membrane-associated kinase regulator 4: MAINLALYECEDEDYIEMEMTSSPSNPLHVSANSCQEFEFQMPSTSNNTHSTISTADELFYNGKILPLHLTLRRKMVQNLLHHHQTAAAAAVETAKQPAEKDSNHFTILPLDSCRESCELDHDDCLFEWPVEFTGFMNNHPTKRSWSKKLKLIKSSILVQKLKFFFNKSACTDESSPCAKANPNPEPQNWPKTEDCSSKHTTFSKKKPFGFIGKDTNQTADAVTKINIDKGIEENMCRKSVSDQNSPAKLLSSSSCSSSSSSSSVLKRSSSATEIEGSIEAAIDHCKNSQQILDKFLDCYCIDL, encoded by the coding sequence ATGGCTATAAATCTTGCACTATATGAATGTGAAGACGAAGATTACATAGAGATGGAAATGACATCATCACCCTCGAACCCGCTCCATGTCTCCGCAAATTCTTGCCAAGAATTCGAGTTCCAAATGCCCTCCACTTCCAATAACACACACTCCACCATATCCACAGCCGATGAGCTCTTCTACAACGGCAAAATCCTCCCCCTCCACCTCACTCTCCGCCGCAAAATGGTCCAAAACCTCCTCCACCACCACCAaaccgccgccgccgccgcagtCGAAACCGCCAAACAACCCGCAGAAAAAGACAGTAACCACTTCACAATATTGCCATTGGATTCTTGCAGGGAGAGCTGCGAACTGGATCATGATGACTGTTTATTCGAATGGCCCGTTGAGTTCACCGGTTTCATGAACAATCACCCCACGAAAAGGTCTTGGTCCAAGAAACTCAAGCTGATCAAAAGTTCCATTCTTGTGCAGAAGCTCAAGTTTTTCTTCAACAAATCTGCTTGCACAGATGAGTCGTCGCCATGTGCCAAAGCAAATCCCAATCCAGAACCCCAAAACTGGCCGAAAACAGAGGATTGTTCGAGTAAGCACACCACATTTTCCAAGAAAAAACCATTTGGATTCATTGGAAAGGATACGAATCAAACTGCAGATGCTGTAACAAAGATTAATATCGATAAAGGGATCGAGGAAAATATGTGCAGGAAGTCAGTTTCTGATCAAAATTCTCCGGCCAAACTCTTATCCTCGagttcttgttcttcttcttcctcatcTTCTTCGGTGCTTAAAAGAAGCAGCAGTGCCACTGAGATTGAGGGTTCTATAGAGGCAGCCATTGATCATTGCAAGAATTCTCAGCAGATTTTAGACAAGTTTCTTGATTGTTACTGTATAGATTTGTAG